The proteins below are encoded in one region of Myxococcales bacterium:
- a CDS encoding YeeE/YedE family protein, producing MGPYNLTADWGSLVSILVPLLLGIGFGAALEMSGFGDSRKLAGQFYLRDMTVLKVMFTAIIVAGVLLGISSAVGLIDFSLIFVNPTYLLPGVVGGLIMGVGFIIGGFCPGTSLVAASTLKLDGVVFALGVALGIFAFGETVGLFSNFWHSSMMGRFTLPELFNVDMGVMLVIVVAVALLAFMAAEVSEAYFGRCEPSNELRFFPRRKLAYIFGGSLLLIALTSAYIGEPDAIERWERVAAVQGKRLEKREVYVHPKEVAELMNNNAVYTRVIDVRDEADFNLFHLKNSKRLDLSQLEEKQVVKSVQNKADNTVYFVLSNGEKLATEAWKILIGQGMQNIYIVEGGMNRWLSIFPLPSCIAVPEKHNASSESLAYRFYRAVGDSFTTAYVAPKGKTLPQDCKMHEYAAILADEKNTKSETEFEHKVKLQTKKSAPKGSCG from the coding sequence ATGGGACCCTATAATCTAACAGCCGATTGGGGCAGTTTGGTATCGATTTTGGTGCCGCTTTTGTTAGGCATTGGTTTCGGTGCGGCTTTGGAGATGTCCGGTTTCGGTGATTCTCGGAAACTTGCGGGGCAATTTTATTTGCGTGACATGACCGTTTTGAAAGTTATGTTTACAGCTATTATTGTAGCCGGAGTACTACTCGGCATTAGCTCCGCTGTTGGTCTGATCGATTTTTCACTAATCTTTGTTAACCCTACCTATCTGCTTCCCGGTGTGGTCGGTGGTCTGATAATGGGCGTGGGCTTTATTATCGGTGGCTTTTGTCCGGGTACTTCTCTTGTGGCTGCATCGACGCTCAAACTTGATGGTGTTGTCTTTGCTTTAGGTGTTGCCTTAGGGATCTTTGCCTTTGGAGAGACGGTTGGTCTTTTCAGTAATTTTTGGCATTCGAGCATGATGGGTCGCTTTACCTTACCAGAGCTTTTTAATGTCGACATGGGAGTGATGCTGGTGATCGTCGTTGCAGTTGCTCTGCTTGCCTTTATGGCTGCTGAAGTATCCGAGGCCTATTTTGGTCGTTGTGAGCCTTCAAATGAGCTTCGTTTTTTCCCACGTAGAAAGTTAGCCTACATCTTCGGTGGTAGTTTGCTTTTGATTGCACTGACGAGCGCCTATATCGGTGAGCCTGATGCGATCGAGCGCTGGGAGCGCGTGGCTGCGGTGCAAGGCAAGCGTTTGGAAAAACGCGAAGTGTACGTTCATCCGAAAGAAGTTGCCGAGCTTATGAACAACAATGCGGTGTATACGCGTGTGATTGATGTACGTGATGAAGCCGACTTTAATCTGTTCCATTTAAAGAATTCGAAGCGTTTGGATCTCTCACAACTTGAAGAAAAGCAAGTCGTCAAATCCGTTCAGAATAAAGCGGACAATACCGTCTATTTTGTTCTCTCCAACGGGGAGAAACTCGCCACAGAGGCCTGGAAGATTTTGATTGGACAGGGCATGCAAAATATCTACATTGTTGAGGGTGGTATGAATCGATGGCTTTCTATTTTTCCTTTACCGTCCTGCATTGCAGTCCCTGAAAAGCATAACGCATCGAGCGAGTCCTTAGCTTATCGTTTCTATCGTGCAGTGGGTGATAGTTTTACTACTGCGTATGTAGCGCCAAAAGGGAAAACCTTGCCCCAGGACTGCAAAATGCACGAATATGCGGCCATCTTAGCTGATGAGAAAAATACGAAGAGCGAAACCGAATTTGAGCACAAAGTAAAACTCCAAACAAAGAAATCTGCACCCAAGGGGTCTTGCGGATAG
- a CDS encoding ABC transporter permease, translating to MIGLVIVSLFFFLALIGPSIAPYSPDTINLNHEYILANANHLLGTTDNGVDILSVLLHGARLAAVVSLCVVFLSTFIGGILGMVAAYFGKTVDQIVSGFADMVQAFPSILLNIGIVALVAHAGLSHLIFALVATGWVLYARIARAETLSIKERDYISSAKALGYNTPRTLLRHILPNIAAPMLIQASTGMGSAIVAESTLSFLGLGPGTTSSWGTLLDQGSAVLLRFPHVALYAGSTIAITVLGFNLFGDWLRDRLDPTRQHS from the coding sequence ATGATAGGACTCGTGATAGTCTCGTTGTTCTTTTTCTTAGCGTTGATAGGACCCTCTATAGCGCCCTACTCACCCGATACGATCAATCTTAATCATGAGTACATCTTAGCAAACGCCAATCACCTCTTGGGCACGACCGATAATGGAGTTGATATCCTGAGCGTACTGCTTCATGGGGCAAGACTTGCAGCCGTCGTATCTCTTTGCGTCGTTTTTCTAAGTACATTCATTGGTGGAATACTAGGCATGGTAGCGGCGTACTTTGGAAAAACCGTCGATCAAATAGTGTCTGGCTTTGCTGACATGGTCCAAGCTTTCCCGTCAATCTTGTTGAACATTGGTATTGTCGCCCTGGTAGCGCATGCCGGACTCAGTCATCTGATCTTTGCATTGGTTGCCACAGGATGGGTGCTTTATGCACGCATCGCACGAGCTGAAACACTCTCTATCAAAGAACGAGACTACATAAGTTCAGCCAAGGCTCTCGGCTACAACACGCCACGAACCCTGCTTCGCCATATCCTGCCCAACATCGCCGCTCCCATGTTGATTCAAGCGTCCACAGGCATGGGTAGCGCAATTGTTGCTGAATCGACACTGTCTTTTCTTGGCCTTGGACCAGGCACGACAAGTTCATGGGGAACGTTATTGGACCAAGGCAGTGCAGTGTTGTTGCGTTTTCCGCACGTCGCCCTTTATGCTGGTAGCACCATCGCCATTACTGTTCTAGGCTTCAACCTCTTCGGCGACTGGCTCCGAGATCGACTCGATCCAACACGCCAACACAGCTAA
- a CDS encoding ABC transporter permease, giving the protein MPSYLIHRFLRALVTVAGVVTLVFLLVRLIPGDPVEAILGDEASPEDRQAMREALKLDRPVAEQYLSFTKDVANGSLGFSFRKRSSSVSQLILEVLPSTLYLAFAAFLFAWLLSIPLGVLAAAKHGKLWDSIASGFAIAGLAIPNIWLGPLLILLFGMHLRWLPLPGDDPNTLAAIVLPTITIGSALAAILTRQTRAAMLESLSQQYTLAARARGLKPSTVLFKHCLRNSLLPVSTVGAAQLGALLSGTVVTEKIFERPGLGSLFIEAFFARDIPVIQGCVLIVAIFYVLVNLAIDLLYMGLDPRVRLT; this is encoded by the coding sequence TTGCCAAGCTATTTAATACATCGTTTCTTGCGAGCTCTTGTGACAGTCGCCGGCGTCGTCACTTTAGTGTTTTTGCTTGTGCGCCTCATTCCGGGCGATCCAGTCGAGGCCATTCTAGGTGACGAAGCTTCCCCAGAAGATAGACAGGCCATGCGAGAGGCGCTCAAACTCGACAGGCCCGTCGCCGAGCAATATCTGAGTTTTACAAAAGACGTCGCTAACGGCAGCCTCGGCTTTTCATTTCGAAAACGCAGCTCAAGCGTCAGTCAACTAATTCTTGAGGTACTACCATCAACTTTATATTTAGCATTTGCCGCATTCCTCTTTGCCTGGCTTTTGTCGATCCCGCTTGGCGTCTTAGCCGCAGCCAAGCACGGAAAGCTTTGGGACAGTATTGCTTCAGGCTTTGCAATTGCTGGCCTTGCTATCCCAAACATCTGGCTTGGACCCTTATTAATTCTTTTGTTTGGCATGCATTTGCGCTGGCTTCCCTTGCCAGGGGACGACCCCAACACCTTGGCTGCCATTGTTCTGCCAACCATAACAATTGGCAGCGCGCTTGCTGCGATTCTAACCAGGCAAACACGCGCAGCCATGCTCGAAAGTCTATCGCAACAATACACCCTTGCAGCGCGAGCCCGTGGACTAAAGCCGTCAACGGTTCTGTTTAAACACTGCCTTCGCAATTCTTTGCTTCCCGTCTCCACGGTCGGCGCTGCGCAACTTGGCGCGCTACTCTCTGGAACAGTGGTTACCGAGAAAATATTTGAGCGACCCGGTTTGGGTTCGCTCTTCATCGAAGCTTTTTTTGCACGCGATATTCCCGTTATTCAAGGCTGCGTTCTCATCGTCGCGATTTTTTACGTCCTTGTAAATCTTGCAATCGATTTGCTTTACATGGGCTTAGACCCGCGGGTAAGGCTCACATGA
- a CDS encoding Stp1/IreP family PP2C-type Ser/Thr phosphatase — translation MQVIAAGLTDTGRQREYNEDSLLLVDEQGLYIVADGMGGHRAGNVASKMATEAVKTFFEEMSAEESTWPFNYETHLSAEENRLLTSIKLANKRIFDTSCSDRDLYGMGTTIVGALFSKNRSRLYVAHVGDSRAYRIRNNEILLMTRDHSLVNDYLTIMPHLTKEQQDELPRNVITRALGMQESVLVDMQSDTPQEGDYFLLCTDGLSGMLSDEQICDIVLAAKDPEAAAKDLIDGANDRGGEDNVTALVFAIEPDKK, via the coding sequence ATGCAGGTTATAGCAGCAGGGCTGACTGACACCGGTCGTCAGCGAGAATACAACGAAGATAGTCTACTCCTGGTAGATGAACAGGGCTTGTATATCGTGGCTGACGGTATGGGAGGCCATCGCGCGGGCAATGTTGCCAGCAAAATGGCCACTGAAGCGGTCAAAACCTTTTTTGAAGAAATGAGTGCTGAGGAGTCTACGTGGCCCTTCAACTACGAGACACATCTTTCGGCTGAGGAGAACCGTCTCCTTACTAGTATTAAGCTTGCCAACAAACGCATTTTTGACACTTCGTGTTCCGATCGTGATCTTTACGGTATGGGAACCACAATCGTTGGTGCGCTTTTTTCGAAAAACCGCAGCAGGCTCTACGTTGCCCATGTTGGTGATAGCCGAGCTTATCGCATACGCAACAACGAAATTTTATTGATGACGCGAGATCATTCTCTGGTGAACGATTATCTGACCATCATGCCGCACTTAACCAAGGAGCAACAAGATGAGCTACCTAGGAACGTGATCACGCGTGCCTTAGGCATGCAAGAGAGCGTTTTGGTTGATATGCAGAGTGATACTCCGCAAGAAGGTGACTATTTTCTGCTGTGCACCGATGGCTTGAGCGGTATGTTAAGTGACGAGCAGATTTGCGACATTGTGCTCGCTGCGAAAGATCCAGAGGCTGCTGCCAAAGATCTGATTGATGGGGCCAACGATCGCGGAGGAGAAGACAACGTCACCGCTCTGGTTTTCGCTATCGAGCCGGACAAAAAATAG
- the ggt gene encoding gamma-glutamyltransferase, whose translation MPSSAFLRLGLYLALAISLSCGSASQPQSKTTAKQSPQQPQTQVEKSYQHFGDFEEFAVAADEPQASAAGASILAKGGNAADAAAATMLALGVTSFASSGLGGGGFALYYRAKDRSVTFIDFRETAPAAATEDMYQKTSKTVSTERMNSASEYGGLAVGVPGEPAGIEAILTRFGSLSRKEVAAPAISLAKDGFVISERIAEYSEWFPQDLARDPGFASLLSGKKKFEAGEQLKRPELAKTLELYAEQGPKAYYQGEIGKAIVEAVTKNGGVMTLKDLESYTIKDRKPLQGERFGYRWVTAPPPSAGGYTMLASMALLEQWQSKETKPSESWLLHAFSEAFKGPFADRVRYFGDPDKVKVPVQELLAPKRLQARASLFDANHARPQESYDLPLKNIESKRSKQRTGGGTSHFCVVDKEGNVASVTTTVNLPFGARITAAGLVLNDQMDDFASGVDMPNAFGLPGGHPNLPGPNKRPISSMTPTIVFEGDEPVLCVGGSGGSRIITAVTQSAYRALVQDLPPREAVEHPRIHDQGDPDTLKYEKLSPIAKQELKARGHELSELSYSAVVQMIRIRDESPRIEAASDPRKGGAPAGR comes from the coding sequence ATGCCGTCATCTGCTTTTTTACGCCTAGGGTTGTACTTGGCCTTGGCTATCTCTTTGTCGTGTGGATCGGCCTCTCAGCCACAAAGCAAGACAACCGCCAAACAATCCCCCCAGCAGCCGCAAACTCAGGTAGAAAAATCGTACCAACATTTTGGTGATTTTGAAGAGTTTGCTGTTGCGGCGGATGAGCCTCAAGCTTCAGCGGCCGGCGCGAGCATTCTAGCCAAAGGAGGCAATGCAGCTGATGCCGCAGCAGCCACCATGCTTGCCTTGGGAGTCACCAGTTTTGCTTCGAGTGGTTTAGGCGGCGGGGGCTTTGCACTCTACTATCGCGCCAAAGACCGCTCTGTAACCTTTATCGACTTTCGCGAAACCGCACCCGCTGCGGCCACCGAAGACATGTATCAAAAGACGAGCAAAACTGTCTCAACCGAGCGCATGAATTCCGCTTCGGAGTACGGCGGTCTAGCCGTTGGTGTGCCCGGTGAGCCTGCTGGCATCGAGGCTATTCTTACACGTTTTGGAAGCCTATCTCGAAAGGAAGTCGCCGCACCAGCGATCAGTCTCGCCAAAGACGGCTTCGTGATTTCAGAACGCATTGCTGAATACTCTGAGTGGTTCCCACAAGACCTTGCTCGCGATCCAGGTTTTGCTTCACTCCTTTCAGGAAAGAAAAAGTTCGAGGCTGGAGAGCAACTCAAACGTCCGGAGCTTGCTAAAACGCTTGAACTTTACGCAGAACAAGGCCCCAAGGCTTATTACCAAGGCGAGATTGGCAAAGCCATTGTCGAAGCTGTGACAAAAAACGGTGGCGTCATGACTTTGAAAGATCTCGAGAGCTACACCATTAAAGACCGCAAGCCATTGCAAGGCGAGCGTTTTGGTTACCGTTGGGTCACTGCCCCACCTCCCAGCGCCGGAGGCTATACAATGCTGGCAAGCATGGCCTTGCTTGAGCAATGGCAAAGCAAAGAGACAAAGCCTTCGGAGTCATGGCTACTGCATGCTTTTTCCGAAGCATTTAAAGGTCCTTTTGCCGATCGCGTACGCTACTTTGGTGATCCCGACAAAGTTAAGGTACCCGTTCAAGAGCTGTTAGCACCTAAACGATTGCAAGCACGTGCCTCGCTCTTCGATGCAAATCATGCTCGCCCTCAAGAAAGCTATGACCTTCCATTGAAAAACATTGAGTCCAAACGTAGCAAGCAGCGCACCGGTGGAGGCACGTCTCATTTTTGTGTGGTGGATAAGGAAGGAAACGTAGCGTCTGTGACAACCACAGTTAACCTTCCTTTTGGTGCACGCATCACTGCTGCAGGACTTGTGCTTAACGATCAAATGGATGATTTTGCAAGCGGTGTAGACATGCCAAATGCGTTTGGTTTGCCTGGCGGACACCCCAATCTTCCTGGTCCAAACAAACGTCCCATCTCCTCGATGACACCAACGATCGTTTTCGAAGGCGATGAGCCCGTACTTTGTGTCGGCGGAAGCGGCGGAAGTCGCATCATCACCGCGGTGACGCAATCCGCATACCGTGCACTTGTGCAAGACTTGCCCCCGCGTGAAGCTGTGGAACACCCACGCATACATGATCAAGGCGATCCAGACACACTCAAGTATGAAAAGCTGAGTCCTATTGCAAAGCAAGAACTCAAAGCCCGCGGCCATGAACTCTCCGAGTTAAGCTATTCAGCCGTGGTTCAAATGATTCGCATTCGCGATGAATCCCCGCGTATCGAAGCTGCTAGCGATCCAAGAAAAGGTGGAGCCCCAGCAGGAAGATAG
- the gshB gene encoding glutathione synthase — protein sequence MDIVVIMDPPSTVIVDEDTSFALMYEAQERGHRVYHCLIHELFLEGDRLGAHLRLATLHRDQANPMILGKQELRWLDETDVVLMRKDPPFNPDYLWATLLLEHLRGKTLVMNDPRALRDANEKIFPSQFSQLMPRTLITADKKQIREFVDRVGGQAVIKPIDGAGGSGVLLLRAGDMNFNTIFEVSTRNGKQMAVVQEFLPKVSDGDKRILLLDGEALGAILRTPQKGDLRSNIHVGGSVSGVALDAQDQKIVAELREPLKQNGLYFVGIDVIAGKLTEINVTSPTGIQQMARLNQENLSARVVDWIEGHIY from the coding sequence ATGGATATTGTGGTCATCATGGATCCTCCATCGACTGTCATTGTCGATGAAGACACAAGCTTTGCCCTCATGTATGAAGCACAAGAGCGCGGTCATCGTGTATACCACTGCTTGATTCATGAGTTGTTCTTAGAGGGCGACCGGCTTGGCGCGCATCTGCGATTGGCGACGCTGCATCGCGATCAAGCGAATCCAATGATTCTTGGCAAACAAGAACTGCGCTGGCTTGATGAGACCGATGTTGTGTTGATGCGCAAAGATCCGCCGTTCAATCCTGACTATTTATGGGCCACACTTTTATTGGAGCATCTGCGTGGCAAGACTTTGGTGATGAATGATCCGCGCGCGCTGCGTGATGCGAACGAAAAGATTTTCCCATCGCAGTTCTCACAGCTTATGCCGCGAACCTTGATTACCGCCGACAAGAAACAAATCCGAGAGTTTGTGGATCGCGTAGGCGGACAGGCTGTTATCAAACCGATTGACGGTGCCGGCGGAAGCGGAGTGTTGTTGCTGCGTGCGGGAGATATGAACTTTAATACGATTTTTGAAGTCTCCACACGCAATGGAAAACAAATGGCGGTGGTTCAGGAGTTTTTGCCAAAGGTGAGCGATGGCGACAAACGTATTTTACTGCTCGATGGAGAAGCGTTGGGCGCGATTTTACGCACGCCTCAAAAAGGTGATCTACGAAGCAACATTCATGTTGGCGGAAGTGTTTCGGGCGTTGCGCTTGATGCTCAAGATCAAAAGATCGTGGCCGAACTCAGAGAGCCCCTTAAACAAAACGGTCTGTATTTTGTAGGCATTGATGTGATAGCTGGCAAACTAACCGAAATCAACGTTACAAGTCCTACGGGTATTCAGCAAATGGCGCGGCTCAATCAAGAAAATTTGTCAGCTAGAGTCGTTGACTGGATCGAAGGGCATATTTACTAG
- a CDS encoding hydroxymethylglutaryl-CoA reductase, degradative, which yields MTNSRLPGFYKLSMDERRSLTSQSSDIDRYLLDEALDHGLSAQAAQNMTENVIGRYALPFSLGLNFHINGKDFLAPMVVEEPSVIAASSNAAKIIRAGGGFQASADEPLMIAQVQLLEVTNPLLATQAIEAQKAALLRQGNEAVPGLVNRGGGCTDLEVRDLGDGMLVVHIIVDCRNAMGANLVNTVAEALATRLAQLSRGRVGLRILSNLADRRCVHVSCKIPPHALKNEDWSAEQVRDGIIDASKFAEKDPYRAATHNKGIMNGLDAVIMATGNDWRSVEAGAHAYAARNGQYAPLCTWSKDTHGNLCAAMTLPLALGTVGGPTRIHPGAKLALRISQVKDSQELAMLAASVGMASNLAALKALATTGIQKGHMALHARSVAAAAGAIDSEIEAVAGTIHAAGNVTLNAAREALNELREQELETASLRG from the coding sequence ATGACAAACTCTCGATTACCCGGATTCTACAAACTTTCCATGGATGAACGCCGAAGCTTAACTTCGCAAAGCAGTGACATCGATCGCTATCTTCTCGACGAAGCACTCGACCATGGGTTGAGCGCACAAGCTGCCCAAAACATGACCGAAAACGTCATCGGTCGCTATGCCTTGCCCTTCTCACTCGGGTTAAATTTTCATATCAACGGTAAGGATTTTTTGGCCCCGATGGTCGTCGAAGAACCTTCTGTCATTGCAGCATCATCCAACGCCGCAAAGATCATACGCGCTGGCGGTGGTTTTCAAGCGTCCGCGGACGAGCCACTTATGATCGCTCAAGTACAGTTGCTTGAAGTCACAAATCCGCTTTTAGCCACCCAAGCAATCGAGGCCCAAAAGGCAGCTTTACTCCGGCAAGGCAACGAGGCCGTTCCCGGCCTTGTAAACCGCGGAGGAGGATGCACCGATCTTGAAGTGCGTGACCTTGGCGATGGGATGCTCGTAGTCCACATCATTGTAGATTGCCGCAACGCCATGGGCGCCAACCTTGTCAACACTGTGGCTGAAGCACTAGCCACGCGACTTGCGCAACTTAGTCGCGGCAGAGTGGGTCTGCGCATTCTTTCTAACTTGGCAGATCGGCGTTGCGTGCACGTAAGCTGTAAAATCCCGCCACATGCTTTAAAGAACGAAGATTGGTCAGCAGAACAAGTGCGTGACGGGATTATTGATGCATCAAAGTTTGCTGAAAAAGATCCGTACCGCGCCGCTACACACAACAAAGGCATTATGAATGGCCTCGATGCAGTGATCATGGCCACCGGCAACGATTGGCGATCGGTTGAAGCTGGTGCTCACGCTTATGCCGCACGAAACGGTCAGTACGCGCCCCTTTGCACTTGGAGCAAAGACACGCATGGTAATCTTTGTGCAGCAATGACTCTACCACTTGCGCTGGGAACAGTGGGCGGACCAACCCGCATCCACCCCGGCGCAAAGCTTGCGCTTCGCATTAGCCAGGTTAAAGACTCGCAAGAGCTCGCGATGCTAGCTGCAAGCGTTGGCATGGCATCAAACCTTGCTGCACTTAAAGCCCTTGCGACAACTGGAATTCAAAAAGGTCATATGGCCTTACACGCCCGAAGTGTCGCAGCCGCAGCTGGCGCCATCGATAGCGAAATCGAGGCGGTTGCCGGCACTATCCACGCGGCAGGCAACGTGACCCTCAACGCGGCTCGCGAGGCTCTCAATGAATTGCGTGAGCAAGAACTAGAGACCGCATCACTACGCGGATAG
- the mvaD gene encoding diphosphomevalonate decarboxylase has protein sequence MPRYAKAKAHANIALAKYWGKSDKELNLPAVPSLSLTLDAFWTETSVHFDPKLSQDSCLLNGEPARDRELARIQDLLDRVRTQMKEPCFAHIKSKNNFPTASGLASSASGFAALAAATSKAAGLPCDFETLSALARQSSASAARSIYGAFVELAVGIPGDYQLAAQPLQNQKPWKICMLVASLGYERKALSSTEAMQHSKHSSPYYSAWIENAPLYYQRVREGVLKNDLQQVGEAMEQSTFAMHACMLASIPRVLFWKPATVAVLDALRALREQAQVPAWCTMDAGPHVKILCEPQHSETVANHLHAIPGVETIFHCGPGPALSFLEES, from the coding sequence ATGCCTCGCTACGCAAAAGCCAAAGCCCACGCCAATATTGCTCTCGCAAAATATTGGGGAAAATCCGATAAAGAACTAAATCTTCCAGCGGTACCTAGCCTCTCGTTAACACTCGATGCCTTTTGGACTGAAACATCTGTGCATTTTGATCCAAAGCTATCGCAGGATAGCTGCCTCCTCAATGGAGAGCCTGCTCGCGACCGTGAACTAGCGCGTATCCAAGATCTGCTCGATCGAGTCCGTACTCAAATGAAAGAACCTTGCTTTGCACATATAAAAAGTAAGAATAACTTTCCAACGGCTTCAGGTTTGGCTTCCAGCGCATCTGGCTTTGCAGCACTGGCCGCTGCAACAAGCAAGGCTGCTGGCCTTCCTTGTGATTTCGAAACACTTAGTGCACTGGCAAGACAAAGCAGCGCTTCAGCTGCGCGTTCCATCTACGGAGCCTTTGTAGAACTTGCGGTCGGCATCCCAGGCGACTACCAGCTCGCAGCGCAACCTCTACAAAACCAAAAACCTTGGAAGATATGCATGCTGGTTGCAAGTCTTGGATACGAACGCAAGGCCCTCTCCTCAACCGAAGCTATGCAACACAGTAAACATAGCTCACCGTATTACAGTGCATGGATTGAAAACGCTCCGCTATACTATCAACGTGTGCGCGAAGGCGTCTTGAAAAACGATCTTCAACAAGTTGGCGAAGCGATGGAACAGAGTACTTTTGCTATGCACGCATGCATGTTGGCTTCAATTCCTCGTGTTCTTTTTTGGAAGCCAGCCACCGTCGCCGTACTTGATGCGCTTCGCGCACTTAGGGAACAGGCTCAGGTCCCAGCATGGTGCACGATGGATGCTGGACCGCATGTTAAAATACTTTGCGAGCCACAGCACAGTGAAACAGTTGCAAACCACCTTCATGCGATTCCGGGAGTGGAAACTATTTTTCATTGCGGACCGGGCCCCGCTTTATCGTTTTTGGAAGAGTCATGA
- the mvk gene encoding mevalonate kinase, with translation MAYGFGKVILLGEHAVVYGKGALVCGLSRGVRAEPSHASNFSLHIQPWQLRIEHGTSIATKDSREHSVAEAFCKLIESYGPTRASVAITVTVDLEPSAGLGCSAALGVALVRAINKQLGIQENSHAIEARALEWEKVFHGNPSGVDTAAATYGGLLYFSPERNVETVSATSPFFLVIAHSGQSSLTKDMVSSVKHQHEKDPRRVGVVIDGIESLVLNAKSALEQGDLEKVGTYLSLNHALLSSLLLCTPKLDEMCERAKTAGALGAKVTGAGGGGCMLALCRAQGEANAVKQALSELSALCVIESVGG, from the coding sequence ATGGCTTACGGTTTTGGAAAAGTTATTTTACTTGGTGAGCACGCTGTAGTTTATGGCAAAGGGGCTCTGGTCTGTGGCCTTAGCCGTGGTGTACGCGCTGAGCCAAGCCATGCATCAAATTTCTCGCTGCACATACAGCCATGGCAGCTTCGTATTGAGCATGGAACATCAATCGCGACCAAGGACAGTCGTGAGCATTCAGTTGCAGAAGCATTTTGCAAACTTATCGAAAGCTATGGGCCAACAAGGGCATCGGTTGCCATCACAGTTACGGTAGACCTCGAACCAAGCGCTGGATTGGGTTGCTCTGCTGCCTTAGGCGTTGCCCTTGTGCGAGCCATCAATAAGCAACTTGGTATCCAAGAAAACAGTCATGCCATAGAAGCACGTGCACTCGAATGGGAAAAAGTGTTCCACGGAAATCCGTCTGGGGTTGATACCGCAGCAGCAACTTACGGCGGTCTGCTTTACTTTTCCCCTGAAAGAAATGTTGAGACGGTATCAGCCACATCTCCTTTTTTTCTTGTCATTGCGCACAGTGGACAAAGTTCACTGACCAAAGACATGGTCAGTTCAGTGAAACATCAGCACGAAAAAGATCCCCGTCGTGTTGGCGTCGTCATCGATGGAATTGAAAGTCTTGTTTTGAACGCAAAGAGTGCTCTAGAACAAGGAGACCTTGAAAAGGTCGGAACATACCTGTCGCTAAATCATGCTCTTTTAAGTTCTTTGCTTCTATGCACACCTAAGCTGGATGAAATGTGTGAACGCGCCAAAACTGCAGGCGCGCTTGGCGCTAAGGTGACTGGCGCTGGCGGAGGAGGCTGCATGCTCGCACTCTGCCGCGCTCAAGGCGAAGCAAATGCCGTAAAACAAGCACTTTCGGAGCTCTCTGCGCTTTGTGTGATCGAATCTGTTGGAGGCTGA